The following are from one region of the Rhizobacter sp. AJA081-3 genome:
- a CDS encoding PAS domain-containing sensor histidine kinase → MQPVHDVAAPARTAKGWPQRLFGRWWRRQSPARQDRYATLGPLVSVLLFLAAIITAFWYLRNEELEREQASVKRDTEIAQQQIRLRLIENQEQLVRIAREIGTRSIDQEEFLGQAASFTRERPEITSLVWIGANRARRASYSATTFQAETGALVEPAGTQRPAEPESAFDAARELRQPVYSRPFNDRNGNAVFQIHVPLIDRAAFAGSLVAEYSVESLVRYFVPAEVSNRHAIALLDANDRTLASTVSAMPGVTSRRAQIVHDVPVAPAGNGLFLRGQGYRTSIGLIGNTLFWMVAALSVLTVWMLLGTWRHMRRRVQMQSALVSETNFRRAMENSMLTGMRAMDMEGRITYVNPAFCAMTGFLESELIGRRPPFPYWPPDRFEENNRLLQQELQGRSPAGGIEVKVMRKEGSVFDSRMYVSPLIDPKGQQTGWMTSMTNITEAKRIRDQLSASHERFTTVLEGLDAAVSVLSVQQSELLFANRSYRLWFGADARGHALLAGGEPSPFANSEFGDTIESLGGLPTTELTEAGSDSREVLIEPLRKWFDVRTRYLQWTDGRLAQMLIATDITARRNAENLAAHQAEKAQVTSRLVTMGEMASSVAHELNQPLTAITNYCNGMVTRVRNEAISKDDLIAALEKTARQAQRAGQIIHRIRAFVKRSEPQRQPAQAKAIVEDAIDLAGIELRRRNVAITTYVAQRLPMLMVDPILIEQVVLNLVKNAAEAIDNAQLPPKRRNIELRVVPRHTPEEGGVIEFTVTDMGPGLKEEVIARMYEAFFSTKTDGLGIGLSLCRSIIESHRGRIKAQNLYNGDSVVGCRFSFTLPVDISRSES, encoded by the coding sequence ATGCAACCCGTCCATGACGTCGCGGCCCCCGCGAGAACCGCGAAAGGCTGGCCGCAGCGCTTGTTCGGGCGCTGGTGGCGCCGCCAGTCGCCCGCGCGCCAGGACCGCTACGCCACGCTCGGCCCGCTGGTGTCGGTGCTGCTGTTCCTCGCGGCGATCATCACGGCCTTCTGGTACCTGCGCAATGAGGAACTGGAGCGTGAGCAGGCCTCGGTGAAGCGCGACACCGAGATCGCCCAGCAGCAGATCCGCCTGCGCCTGATCGAGAACCAGGAGCAGCTCGTGCGCATCGCGCGCGAGATCGGCACGCGCAGCATCGACCAGGAGGAGTTCCTCGGCCAGGCGGCGTCGTTCACGCGCGAGCGGCCGGAGATCACCAGCCTGGTGTGGATCGGTGCCAATCGCGCGCGGCGCGCGAGTTACTCGGCCACCACCTTCCAGGCCGAGACCGGCGCGCTCGTCGAGCCCGCCGGCACGCAGCGCCCCGCCGAGCCCGAGAGCGCCTTCGATGCGGCGCGCGAGCTGCGCCAGCCGGTGTACTCGCGACCCTTCAACGACCGCAACGGCAACGCGGTCTTCCAGATCCACGTGCCGCTGATCGACCGGGCAGCGTTCGCCGGCTCGCTGGTGGCTGAATACTCGGTCGAGAGCCTGGTGCGCTACTTCGTGCCGGCAGAGGTGTCGAACCGCCATGCCATCGCGCTGCTGGACGCCAACGACCGCACCCTGGCCAGCACCGTCAGCGCCATGCCCGGCGTCACCTCGCGGCGCGCGCAGATCGTGCACGACGTTCCGGTCGCACCGGCCGGCAACGGCCTGTTCCTGCGCGGCCAGGGCTACCGCACCTCGATCGGCCTGATCGGCAACACGCTGTTCTGGATGGTCGCCGCACTGTCGGTGCTGACGGTGTGGATGCTGCTGGGCACTTGGCGCCACATGCGCCGGCGCGTGCAGATGCAGAGTGCGCTGGTGTCGGAGACGAACTTCCGGCGCGCGATGGAGAACTCCATGCTCACCGGCATGCGGGCCATGGACATGGAAGGCCGCATCACCTACGTGAACCCGGCGTTCTGTGCGATGACCGGCTTCCTCGAATCCGAGCTGATCGGCCGGCGCCCGCCCTTCCCGTACTGGCCGCCCGATCGCTTCGAGGAGAACAACCGCCTGCTGCAGCAGGAACTTCAGGGCCGCAGCCCGGCCGGCGGCATCGAGGTGAAGGTGATGCGCAAGGAGGGCTCGGTGTTCGACTCGCGCATGTACGTGTCGCCGCTGATCGACCCGAAGGGCCAGCAGACCGGCTGGATGACCTCGATGACCAACATCACCGAGGCCAAGCGCATCCGCGACCAGCTGTCCGCCTCGCACGAGCGTTTCACCACGGTGCTCGAAGGACTGGACGCCGCGGTATCGGTGCTGTCGGTGCAGCAGTCGGAACTGCTGTTCGCCAATCGCTCCTACCGGCTGTGGTTCGGCGCCGACGCGCGTGGCCATGCATTGCTGGCCGGTGGCGAGCCATCGCCCTTCGCGAACAGCGAGTTCGGCGACACCATCGAGTCGCTCGGCGGCCTGCCCACCACCGAGCTCACCGAGGCCGGCTCCGATTCGCGCGAGGTGCTCATCGAGCCGCTGCGCAAGTGGTTCGACGTGCGCACGCGCTACCTGCAGTGGACCGACGGCCGCCTGGCGCAGATGCTCATCGCCACCGACATCACGGCGCGCCGCAATGCCGAGAACCTGGCTGCCCACCAGGCCGAGAAGGCCCAGGTGACGAGCCGGCTGGTGACCATGGGCGAGATGGCCTCGTCGGTGGCGCACGAGCTGAACCAGCCCTTGACCGCCATCACCAACTACTGCAACGGCATGGTCACGCGGGTGCGCAACGAAGCCATCTCGAAGGACGACCTGATCGCAGCGCTGGAGAAGACGGCGCGCCAGGCGCAGCGCGCCGGGCAGATCATCCACCGCATCCGCGCGTTCGTGAAGCGCAGCGAGCCGCAGCGCCAGCCGGCACAGGCCAAGGCCATCGTCGAGGACGCGATCGACCTCGCCGGCATCGAGCTGCGCCGGCGCAACGTGGCGATCACCACCTACGTCGCGCAGCGCCTGCCGATGTTGATGGTCGACCCGATCCTGATCGAACAGGTGGTGCTCAACCTGGTGAAGAACGCCGCCGAGGCGATCGACAACGCGCAGCTGCCGCCCAAGCGGCGCAACATCGAGCTGCGCGTGGTGCCGCGGCACACCCCCGAGGAAGGGGGTGTGATCGAATTCACGGTGACCGACATGGGCCCCGGACTCAAGGAAGAGGTGATCGCCCGGATGTACGAGGCATTCTTCTCGACCAAGACCGACGGCCTGGGCATCGGCCTGTCGCTGTGCCGCTCGATCATCGAGAGCCACCGCGGCCGGATCAAGGCGCAGAACCTCTACAATGGCGACTCCGTCGTGGGCTGCCGTTTCTCGTTCACGCTGCCGGTCGATATCTCGCGCAGCGAAAGCTGA
- a CDS encoding response regulator transcription factor: protein MSLIPKKGTVYVVDDDEAVRDSLQWLLEGKDYRVKCFDSAESFLSRFDPREVACLIADIRMDGMSGLELQDRLMERKSPLPIVFITGHGDVPMAVTTMKKGAMDFIEKPFKEEELLGLVERMLDSARAAFSQHQEAASRDALLSRLTTREAQVLERIVAGRLNKQIADDLGISIKTVEAHRANIMEKLNANTVADLLKIALGAQAKA from the coding sequence ATGAGCCTGATTCCCAAGAAGGGCACCGTCTACGTCGTCGACGACGACGAGGCCGTGCGCGACTCGCTGCAGTGGCTGCTCGAGGGCAAGGACTACCGCGTCAAGTGCTTCGATTCGGCCGAGTCCTTTCTGTCGCGCTTCGATCCGCGCGAGGTGGCCTGCCTGATCGCCGACATCCGCATGGACGGAATGAGCGGCCTCGAGTTGCAGGATCGCCTGATGGAGCGCAAGAGCCCGCTGCCCATCGTATTCATCACCGGCCACGGCGACGTGCCGATGGCCGTGACGACGATGAAGAAGGGCGCGATGGACTTCATCGAGAAGCCCTTCAAGGAAGAAGAGCTGCTCGGCCTGGTCGAGCGCATGCTCGACAGCGCGCGCGCCGCCTTCAGCCAGCACCAGGAAGCCGCCAGCCGCGACGCGCTGCTGTCTCGCCTGACCACCCGCGAAGCGCAGGTCCTCGAGCGCATCGTCGCCGGCCGACTGAACAAGCAGATCGCCGACGACCTGGGCATCAGCATCAAGACGGTGGAGGCGCACCGCGCCAACATCATGGAAAAGCTCAACGCCAACACGGTGGCCGATCTGCTGAAGATCGCGCTCGGCGCCCAAGCGAAAGCCTGA
- the folD gene encoding bifunctional methylenetetrahydrofolate dehydrogenase/methenyltetrahydrofolate cyclohydrolase FolD, translated as MTAQIIDGNALARQIRNEVAQRVAALAASGHRPGLAVILVGHNPASQVYVKHKVADCESVGMHSVLDRHPAELPEAELLARIRELNADPSIHGILVQLPLPAHIDANKVIETISPAKDVDGFHVASAGALMIGRAGFKACTPYGCMKMLESIGCDPRGKHAVVIGRSNIVGKPMAMLLLQANATVTVCHSATPDLAHHTRQADIVVAAVGKRNVLTADMVKPGAVIIDVGMNRNDEGKLCGDVDFDGVSAVAGWITPVPGGVGPMTRAMLLVNTIEAAEHAAANPA; from the coding sequence ATGACCGCCCAGATCATCGACGGCAACGCCCTGGCCCGGCAGATCCGCAACGAAGTGGCGCAGCGCGTGGCCGCGCTGGCCGCGAGCGGGCATCGGCCCGGCCTGGCAGTGATCCTGGTCGGGCACAACCCGGCCTCGCAGGTCTACGTGAAGCACAAGGTGGCCGACTGCGAGAGCGTGGGCATGCACTCGGTGCTCGACCGCCACCCGGCCGAACTGCCCGAGGCCGAACTGCTCGCGCGCATCCGCGAACTCAACGCCGACCCGAGCATCCACGGCATCCTGGTGCAGCTGCCGCTGCCTGCCCACATCGACGCCAACAAGGTCATCGAGACCATCTCGCCGGCGAAGGACGTGGACGGCTTCCACGTCGCCAGCGCCGGCGCACTGATGATCGGCCGCGCCGGCTTCAAGGCCTGCACGCCCTACGGCTGCATGAAGATGCTCGAATCGATCGGCTGCGACCCGCGCGGCAAGCACGCGGTGGTGATCGGCCGCAGCAACATCGTCGGCAAGCCGATGGCGATGCTGCTGCTGCAGGCGAACGCCACCGTCACTGTCTGCCACAGCGCCACGCCCGACCTGGCCCACCACACGCGGCAGGCCGACATCGTGGTCGCCGCGGTGGGCAAGCGCAACGTCCTGACCGCCGACATGGTCAAGCCCGGTGCGGTGATCATCGACGTCGGCATGAACCGCAATGACGAAGGCAAGCTCTGTGGTGACGTCGATTTCGACGGCGTCTCGGCCGTCGCCGGCTGGATCACGCCGGTGCCCGGCGGCGTGGGCCCGATGACGCGTGCCATGCTGCTGGTCAACACGATCGAGGCCGCCGAGCACGCGGCCGCCAACCCGGCCTGA
- a CDS encoding M3 family metallopeptidase, whose product MSTDNPLLDLQGLPRFDRIRAEHVTPAVDTLLTEANAALEKAVGAEVPADYDALSAVLDVATERLSRAWGAVRHLNAVLDTPALRAAYTENLPRITEFHTRMGADERLFAKYKAILAAPAAQSLSAARHKALANAVRDFVLSGAELQGEAKQRFAQIQEAQAELARRFSEHVLDATDGYALYVDAAELDGVPDDVIQSAHAAAQADGREGCKLTLHFPSYFPVMQYGRNRALREKLYTAYVTRASEFGPAERDNGPLMRELLALRQEEARLLGKTSYAEVSLVPKMAQSPQQVIDFLRDLARRARPGAERDLAELRAFARDELGLPELQAWDMPFASERLKEKRYAFSDQEVKPYFVQERVLDGLFRIIETLFEVRIRPDEAPVWHPSVRFYRIERPSAGDAAPELVGQFYLDPHARAGKRPGAWMDGMRDRWARPGSGLQTPVAHLVCNFAPPLDGHPALLTHDDVQTLFHEFGHGLHHLLTQVDDLGVSGISGVEWDAVELPSQFMENLCWEWEVLQRLTAHVDSGEPLPRDLFERMLAAKNFHSGLQMLRQVEFSLIDMRLHAEPGNETRIDAVAAEVRAEVALVPTPTFNRFLNSFSHIFAGGYAAGYYSYKWAEVLSADAWSAFEEAARSGSVLDVPTGRRYRRSVLEAGGSRSAMESFKTFRGREPRIDALLRHQGLDDGHTPAA is encoded by the coding sequence ATGAGCACCGACAACCCGCTGCTCGACCTGCAGGGCCTGCCGCGCTTCGACCGCATCCGCGCCGAGCACGTCACGCCGGCGGTCGACACGCTGCTGACCGAGGCGAATGCCGCGCTCGAGAAGGCCGTCGGCGCCGAGGTGCCGGCCGACTACGACGCGCTGTCGGCGGTGCTCGACGTGGCCACCGAACGACTCTCGCGCGCCTGGGGCGCGGTGCGGCACCTGAACGCCGTGCTCGACACGCCGGCGCTGCGCGCCGCCTACACCGAGAACCTGCCGCGCATCACCGAGTTCCATACGCGCATGGGCGCCGACGAGCGCCTGTTCGCCAAGTACAAGGCGATCCTCGCCGCGCCGGCCGCGCAGTCGCTGAGCGCGGCGCGTCACAAGGCGCTGGCCAACGCGGTACGCGACTTCGTGCTCTCCGGCGCCGAACTGCAGGGCGAGGCGAAGCAGCGATTCGCGCAGATCCAGGAGGCGCAGGCCGAACTCGCGCGGCGCTTCTCCGAGCACGTGCTCGACGCCACGGATGGCTACGCGCTGTACGTCGACGCGGCCGAGCTCGATGGCGTGCCCGACGACGTGATCCAGTCCGCGCACGCCGCGGCGCAGGCCGATGGCCGCGAGGGCTGCAAGCTCACGCTGCACTTCCCGAGCTACTTCCCGGTGATGCAGTACGGGCGCAACCGCGCGCTGCGCGAGAAGCTGTACACCGCCTACGTGACGCGCGCCAGCGAGTTCGGCCCGGCAGAGCGCGACAACGGCCCGCTGATGCGCGAACTGCTGGCACTGCGCCAGGAAGAGGCGCGCCTGCTCGGCAAGACGAGCTATGCGGAAGTCTCGCTGGTGCCGAAGATGGCGCAGTCACCGCAACAGGTGATCGACTTCCTGCGCGACCTGGCCCGCCGCGCCCGCCCCGGCGCCGAGCGCGACCTGGCCGAGCTGCGCGCCTTCGCACGCGACGAGCTCGGCCTGCCCGAGCTGCAGGCCTGGGACATGCCGTTCGCCAGCGAGCGCCTCAAGGAGAAGCGCTATGCCTTCAGCGACCAGGAGGTAAAGCCGTACTTCGTGCAGGAGCGCGTGCTCGACGGGCTGTTCCGCATCATCGAGACCCTGTTCGAAGTGCGCATCCGTCCCGACGAGGCGCCGGTGTGGCACCCGAGCGTGCGCTTCTATCGCATCGAGCGCCCTTCGGCGGGGGATGCCGCGCCGGAGCTGGTCGGCCAGTTCTACCTCGACCCGCACGCCCGTGCGGGCAAGCGCCCCGGCGCCTGGATGGACGGCATGCGCGATCGCTGGGCGCGCCCGGGCAGCGGCCTGCAGACGCCGGTGGCGCACCTGGTGTGCAACTTCGCGCCGCCGCTGGACGGCCACCCCGCGCTGCTGACGCACGACGACGTGCAGACGCTCTTCCACGAGTTCGGCCACGGGCTGCACCACCTGCTGACCCAGGTGGACGACCTGGGGGTGTCGGGCATCTCCGGCGTCGAGTGGGACGCGGTGGAGCTGCCCAGCCAGTTCATGGAGAACCTGTGCTGGGAGTGGGAGGTACTGCAGCGCCTGACGGCTCACGTCGACAGCGGCGAGCCGCTGCCGCGCGACCTGTTCGAGCGCATGCTGGCGGCGAAGAACTTCCACAGCGGGCTGCAGATGCTCCGCCAGGTGGAGTTCTCGCTGATCGACATGCGGCTGCACGCCGAGCCGGGCAACGAGACGCGCATCGACGCGGTCGCCGCTGAAGTACGCGCCGAGGTCGCGCTGGTGCCGACGCCGACCTTCAACCGCTTCCTGAACAGCTTCTCGCACATCTTCGCCGGCGGCTACGCGGCGGGCTACTACAGCTACAAATGGGCCGAGGTGCTGTCGGCCGATGCCTGGAGCGCCTTCGAGGAAGCGGCGCGCTCCGGCTCCGTGCTGGACGTGCCCACCGGGCGGCGCTATCGGCGCAGCGTGCTCGAGGCCGGCGGCAGCCGCAGCGCGATGGAGAGTTTCAAGACGTTTCGGGGGCGCGAGCCGCGCATCGACGCGCTGCTGCGACACCAGGGGCTCGACGACGGTCACACGCCCGCGGCGTGA
- a CDS encoding glutaredoxin family protein: protein MGTIADAPPFGAPEFAMTTTMRPLSRLSGLSLRAAVCVAACLAAGPSLALYKVVGPDGKVTYTDRAPTSREGRISPLNSRAVAVEAEPAMPAELRQAVNRYPVTLYTIAGSCEPCDSARALLRTRGVPYAERQVVSAEDGDAFQKLTGGRDAPVLAIGSQQLRGLSPDTWNSYLDSAGYPRESKLPPGYAFASPSPLTERREAPARQAPAPAAPAEPAPPAEGKFRF from the coding sequence ATGGGTACCATTGCCGACGCGCCGCCCTTCGGCGCGCCGGAGTTCGCCATGACCACGACGATGCGTCCACTGTCCCGCCTATCCGGCCTGAGCCTGCGCGCCGCCGTCTGCGTGGCCGCCTGCCTCGCCGCCGGCCCGAGCCTGGCGCTTTACAAGGTCGTCGGCCCGGACGGCAAGGTCACCTACACCGACCGGGCGCCAACCTCCAGAGAAGGCCGGATCAGCCCGTTGAACAGCCGCGCCGTGGCGGTCGAAGCTGAACCGGCGATGCCGGCCGAGCTCCGCCAGGCCGTCAACCGCTATCCGGTGACCCTGTACACGATCGCCGGCAGCTGCGAGCCCTGCGACTCCGCACGTGCCCTGCTTCGCACGCGTGGCGTGCCCTATGCCGAGCGGCAGGTCGTCAGCGCCGAAGACGGCGACGCCTTCCAGAAGCTCACCGGCGGCCGCGATGCACCGGTGCTGGCCATCGGATCGCAGCAACTGCGAGGGCTGTCGCCGGACACCTGGAACTCCTACCTCGATTCCGCCGGCTACCCGCGCGAGTCGAAGCTGCCGCCGGGTTATGCCTTCGCCTCGCCCTCGCCGCTGACCGAGCGCCGCGAGGCGCCCGCGCGACAGGCTCCTGCCCCCGCTGCGCCGGCAGAACCGGCACCGCCGGCCGAGGGCAAGTTCAGGTTCTGA
- a CDS encoding MFS transporter yields the protein MDRVLVALIVGQICLHSCMAGVRMAAPLQALREGHAPWVVGVLMGLFAAAPIVLALQAGRLADRRGYHHPMRIAVALTVAGAAVALAVTWWPQWTFAAMCVAAMLVGAGANVGLIAIQRTAGRTATDPTALKRVFSWLGLAPALANVVGPVLAGALIDLGGFRAAYAVLLVLPFGALAWARRVPREPPAHRPADAVRPRAWDLFRTPGLRRLLAVNWLLSSSWDVHAFLVPVIGHERGFSASAIGLILGVFAISVAAIRLAIPLIAQHLREGQVLAGAMLWAAGVFALYPFAQAAWLMGVLAAALGLALGAVQPMIMTTLHQITPPERHGEAIALRSMTINLSSALMPLLFGALGAAVGASTLFWLMGAAVGAGSVPARRIALPEPLRT from the coding sequence GTGGATCGTGTCCTGGTCGCGCTGATCGTCGGCCAGATCTGCCTGCATTCCTGCATGGCCGGCGTGCGCATGGCCGCGCCGCTGCAGGCGCTGCGCGAGGGCCACGCGCCGTGGGTGGTGGGCGTGCTGATGGGGCTGTTCGCGGCGGCGCCGATCGTGCTGGCTTTGCAGGCCGGCCGGCTGGCCGACCGCCGCGGCTACCACCACCCGATGCGCATCGCCGTCGCGCTCACGGTGGCCGGCGCGGCGGTGGCGCTGGCGGTGACCTGGTGGCCGCAGTGGACCTTCGCCGCCATGTGTGTGGCCGCGATGCTGGTGGGCGCGGGCGCCAACGTCGGCCTGATCGCCATCCAGCGCACTGCCGGGCGCACCGCCACCGACCCGACCGCGCTCAAGCGCGTGTTCAGCTGGCTCGGGCTGGCGCCGGCGCTGGCCAACGTGGTCGGCCCGGTGCTGGCCGGGGCGCTGATCGACCTGGGCGGCTTTCGCGCCGCCTACGCCGTGCTGCTGGTGCTGCCGTTCGGCGCTCTGGCCTGGGCGCGACGCGTGCCGCGCGAGCCGCCGGCGCACCGCCCGGCCGACGCCGTGCGGCCGCGCGCCTGGGACCTGTTCCGCACGCCGGGGCTGCGCCGTTTGCTGGCGGTGAACTGGCTGCTCTCGTCGAGCTGGGACGTGCACGCCTTCCTGGTGCCGGTGATCGGCCATGAACGAGGCTTCTCGGCCTCCGCGATCGGCCTGATCCTCGGTGTGTTCGCGATCTCGGTCGCGGCGATCCGGCTGGCGATTCCGCTGATTGCGCAGCACCTGCGCGAAGGCCAGGTGCTGGCTGGCGCGATGCTCTGGGCGGCTGGCGTGTTCGCGCTCTATCCGTTCGCACAGGCGGCCTGGCTGATGGGCGTGCTGGCGGCGGCACTCGGCCTGGCGCTGGGCGCCGTGCAGCCGATGATCATGACCACCCTGCACCAGATCACGCCACCCGAGCGGCATGGCGAGGCGATCGCGCTGCGCTCGATGACGATCAACCTGTCGAGCGCGCTGATGCCGCTGCTTTTCGGTGCGCTGGGCGCGGCAGTGGGGGCTTCGACCCTGTTCTGGCTGATGGGCGCGGCGGTGGGCGCCGGCAGCGTGCCGGCCCGGCGCATCGCGCTGCCCGAACCGCTCAGAACCTGA
- the rmuC gene encoding DNA recombination protein RmuC, with amino-acid sequence MLEWTLVALAALNLLLLLWLLLRRGDNTLQNELREDAERQGRELRNEVQESARGTRQELSQTLSLFQQTLLTQQGDVARTQNEQIDSFRTQLATMQQQVGQSLQAATQSLAQLSQSARESQDASLKRFADAQGERLQALSQGNERGLELMRTTIEQRLQSIQADNEKKLEQMRATVDEKLHATLEQRLGESFKQVADRLEQVHKGLGEMQGLAKDVGSLNRVLNNVKTRGVFGEVQLAGLLEQVFTPEQYATNVETVPGSGARVEFAIKLPGQREDGKPLWLPIDAKFPRDDYERLLDAQERADAPAAEVAGRAIEQRLRLEAKTIREKYVEPPHTTDFAILFVPTEGLYAEALRRPGLTESLQREHRVMLTGPTTLLATLNSLQMGFRTLALEKRSAEVWEVLGAVKTEFKKFGDVLAKTKRKLDEASSAIEEAETRNRVMTRRLKTVESVSEPRSQELLPGLDVPGNADEDVS; translated from the coding sequence ATGCTCGAATGGACCCTCGTGGCGCTGGCGGCGCTGAACCTGCTTCTGCTCCTCTGGCTGCTGCTGCGGCGCGGCGACAACACCCTCCAGAACGAGTTGCGCGAGGACGCCGAGCGCCAGGGCCGGGAGCTGCGCAACGAGGTGCAGGAGAGCGCGCGCGGCACGCGCCAGGAACTCTCGCAGACGCTGTCGCTGTTCCAGCAGACGCTGCTGACCCAGCAGGGCGACGTGGCGCGCACGCAGAACGAGCAGATCGATTCCTTTCGCACCCAGCTGGCCACCATGCAGCAGCAGGTCGGCCAGTCGCTGCAGGCGGCCACGCAATCGCTGGCGCAACTGTCGCAGTCGGCGCGCGAATCGCAGGATGCGTCGCTCAAGCGTTTCGCCGACGCGCAGGGCGAACGGCTGCAGGCGCTGTCGCAGGGCAACGAGCGCGGCCTGGAGCTGATGCGCACGACCATCGAGCAGCGGCTGCAGAGCATCCAGGCCGACAACGAGAAGAAGCTCGAGCAGATGCGTGCCACCGTCGACGAGAAGCTGCACGCCACCCTCGAGCAGCGCCTGGGCGAGAGCTTCAAGCAGGTGGCCGACCGGCTCGAGCAGGTGCACAAGGGCCTGGGCGAGATGCAGGGCCTGGCCAAGGATGTCGGCTCGCTCAATCGCGTGCTGAACAACGTGAAGACGCGCGGCGTGTTCGGCGAGGTGCAGCTTGCCGGCCTGCTCGAACAGGTGTTCACGCCGGAGCAGTACGCCACCAACGTCGAGACGGTGCCGGGCAGCGGCGCGCGCGTCGAGTTCGCGATCAAGCTGCCGGGTCAGCGTGAGGACGGCAAGCCACTGTGGCTGCCCATCGATGCCAAGTTCCCGCGCGACGACTACGAACGCCTACTCGATGCGCAGGAGCGCGCCGACGCTCCCGCCGCCGAGGTCGCCGGCCGCGCCATCGAGCAGCGACTGCGCCTGGAGGCCAAGACGATCCGCGAGAAGTACGTCGAGCCGCCGCACACCACTGACTTCGCCATCCTCTTCGTGCCCACCGAGGGCCTGTACGCCGAGGCGCTGCGCCGGCCGGGCCTGACCGAATCGCTGCAGCGTGAGCACCGCGTCATGCTCACCGGGCCGACCACGCTGCTGGCCACGCTGAACAGCCTGCAGATGGGCTTCCGCACGCTCGCGCTGGAGAAGCGCAGCGCCGAGGTGTGGGAGGTGCTGGGAGCGGTGAAGACAGAGTTCAAGAAGTTCGGCGACGTGCTGGCCAAGACCAAGAGGAAGCTCGACGAAGCATCAAGCGCAATCGAAGAGGCCGAGACTCGCAACCGAGTCATGACTCGACGGCTCAAGACAGTGGAAAGCGTGAGCGAGCCCCGGTCGCAAGAGCTTCTGCCCGGGCTCGATGTCCCCGGCAACGCCGACGAGGACGTGTCCTGA
- a CDS encoding (2Fe-2S)-binding protein — protein sequence MVTLNVNGKTKNVDAEADTPLLWVLRENLQLTGTKFGCGMALCGACTVHLDGKPVRSCSTPISAAAGKKITTIEGVGATRTGKAVQAAWAKIDVPQCGYCQSGQIMSACALLAEKKAPTDGDIDGAMSGNICRCGTYNQIRAAIKDASVTLVKGA from the coding sequence ATGGTCACCCTGAACGTCAACGGCAAGACGAAGAATGTCGACGCCGAGGCCGACACCCCGCTGCTGTGGGTGCTGCGCGAGAACCTGCAACTCACAGGCACCAAGTTCGGCTGCGGCATGGCGCTGTGCGGCGCCTGCACCGTGCACCTGGACGGCAAGCCGGTGCGCTCGTGCTCGACGCCGATCTCGGCGGCCGCCGGCAAGAAGATCACCACCATCGAGGGCGTGGGCGCCACGCGCACCGGCAAGGCCGTGCAGGCCGCCTGGGCCAAGATCGACGTGCCGCAGTGCGGCTACTGCCAGTCGGGCCAGATCATGAGCGCGTGTGCGCTGCTGGCCGAGAAGAAGGCGCCGACCGACGGCGACATCGATGGCGCCATGAGCGGCAACATCTGCCGCTGCGGCACCTACAACCAGATCCGCGCCGCCATCAAGGACGCCTCGGTCACGCTGGTGAAGGGGGCCTGA